CCCTGAGCAGGCGGCGGCGTCCGAGCACGTCGACGCGCGCACCGACGTGTACAGCCTGGGTTGCGTGCTGTACGAGATGCTGGTGGGCGAGCCGCCGTTCACCGGCCCCACCGCTCAGGCCGTGCTGGCGCGGCAGTCGATGGACCAGGTGCCGCCGCTGCACACCGTCCGGCGCAGCATCCCGCGCGAGCTCGAGGAAGTCGTCTTCTGTGCGCTCGAGAAGTCGCCGGCGGATCGCTACCACACCGCGGCCGCTTTCGCCGACGCCCTGCGGGCGGTGGCGAGCGGTGAGACGCCGGCGCACACGGGGTCCCTGATGCAGCGGGCCCGTCGGCAGCCGGCGCGCTGGTGGCGCCGCGTGGCGATGGGCGCCGTCGCGGTCGCCGTTGTGGGGGCGGCCGGGACGGCCATCTACATCGCGCGGTCACATCGTGTGGCGCACGTGGCGGCGAGCGGACCGGACTCCCACGACGTCGCCGTGCTCTATTTCCAGGACCTCAGCCGCGACGGGGACCTCGGCTTCGTCGCGGAAGGCCTCACGGAGGGGCTGATTGACGCCCTGTCCCGCGTCTCGGGGCTCCACGTGATCTCGCGCAACGGGGTCGCGCCCTTCCGGCAAAGCACGGTGGCCCTCGACAGCGTGGCCCGGGCGCTCGACGTGGGCACGCTCGTGACGGGAAGCGTGGAGTCGGATGGCGCCCGGCTGCGCATCCAGCTGCGCCTGGTCGAGGGCGCGACCGGCGTGGACTTCTCGCGCGCGTCGGTCGAGGCCTCGGCGGCGCAGCTGCTCTCCGCGCGTGACTCCGTCGTCGGCGAGGTCGCGCGGATGCTGCGGGAGCGGCTGGGCCAGGAATTGCAGGTGCGCGGGGAGCGGGAGACGGCGCCGAGCCCGGACGCCTGGGCGGCGCTGCTCCGCGGCGAGCACCTCCGGAAGCTCGCGGAGGAGCACGTCGCCGCGCAGGACCTGCGCGCCGGTCTCGCGGCGTTCCACTCGGCCGACTCGGCGCTGGCCGGCGTGGAGGCGGCGAACAGGGGCTGGGCCGAGCCGGTCGCGCTGCGCGCGCAGATCGCCTACCGGCGCTCGCGCCTCGAGCCCGATCGTGACACCGTGCTGGCGGCGATCCGCTCCGCCGTGGCGACGGCCGACCGGGCGCTCGCCATCGAACCGAACGATGCCGAGGCGCTCGAGGTGCGGGGGACCGCTCAATACTGGCACTACGTGCTCGACGTGACGCCGAACCCGAAGGACGCGGCGGCGCTCCTCCAGGCCGCGCAGCGCGACCTGGAGGCCGCGGTCAAGCTCGATCCCGGGCTCGCCAGTGCCCACGCCACCTTGAGCCACCTCTACTACAACGAGCCCGGGGGCGTGGTCTCGGCGGTGCTCGAGGCGCGCCTCGCGTACGCGGCCGATGCCTTTCTCAGCAGCGCGCCGGAGGTGTTGTGGCGGCTCTTCCTCGGCTCGTACGACCTCGAGCAGCTGACCCAGGCGCGGGGGTGGTGTGACGAGGGTGTGCGCCGTTTCCCCTCCGACTACCGCTTCGCCGAGTGTCGGCTCTGGGCTCTGACGATGGAGGGCGTGGAGCCGAGCGTGCCGGAGGCGTGGCGGCTCGTGGACGAGGAGACCCGCCTCGCTCCCGAGTCGCGGCGGGAGTATCAGCGTCATCGGGCCATGATGATCGCGGGCGCGGTGCTCGCGCGGGCGCATCTCGCCGACAGTGCCCGGGCGGTGCTGCTCCGGGCACGGATGAGCGCCGAGGCCGACATCGGCCACGACCTCCCCTTCGTCGAGGCCTACTCGCGCACGGTGGTCGGCGACTCCTCCGAGGCGATCGCGCTCCTGGGGAAGCTGGTG
The Gemmatimonadales bacterium genome window above contains:
- a CDS encoding serine/threonine-protein kinase, translating into MDNLVERLGTALAGRYEIERELGAGGMAIVYLARDIKHDRRVALKVFRPELASGLGAERFLREIQVTAKLSHPNILPLYDSGEAGGLLFYVMPYVEGETLAALVAREQELPLEQAVQIAREVAEALSVAHSYGIIHRDIKPQNIMLSGGHAVVADFGIARAISEAGTAKLTETGMAVGTPAYMSPEQAAASEHVDARTDVYSLGCVLYEMLVGEPPFTGPTAQAVLARQSMDQVPPLHTVRRSIPRELEEVVFCALEKSPADRYHTAAAFADALRAVASGETPAHTGSLMQRARRQPARWWRRVAMGAVAVAVVGAAGTAIYIARSHRVAHVAASGPDSHDVAVLYFQDLSRDGDLGFVAEGLTEGLIDALSRVSGLHVISRNGVAPFRQSTVALDSVARALDVGTLVTGSVESDGARLRIQLRLVEGATGVDFSRASVEASAAQLLSARDSVVGEVARMLRERLGQELQVRGERETAPSPDAWAALLRGEHLRKLAEEHVAAQDLRAGLAAFHSADSALAGVEAANRGWAEPVALRAQIAYRRSRLEPDRDTVLAAIRSAVATADRALAIEPNDAEALEVRGTAQYWHYVLDVTPNPKDAAALLQAAQRDLEAAVKLDPGLASAHATLSHLYYNEPGGVVSAVLEARLAYAADAFLSSAPEVLWRLFLGSYDLEQLTQARGWCDEGVRRFPSDYRFAECRLWALTMEGVEPSVPEAWRLVDEETRLAPESRREYQRHRAMMIAGAVLARAHLADSARAVLLRARMSAEADIGHDLPFVEAYSRTVVGDSSEAIALLGKLVAGASSAGTAGAADWATYWWWRGLQARPDFQALVRASR